Below is a genomic region from Effusibacillus lacus.
GTGAAATCCAAAGTCCGCCTGCAATGCCAAACCGGCTCGGGATGGAATGAAGCCCTTCCCGGAGATCGAAGTCCACGTCCTGACAAGCATAGATAATGTCAAAAGCTGCGATCCAGGCTGCTACTGCCCCGGCAAGCAACAGTCCCGGCAGATCAAAGCTTCCCGTTACCGCAATCCAGGCTCCCAAGGGCGCCAAGCCGTCCGTGATCCCGAGAATCAGGTGACAAGCCCATGTGAACCGCTTTGTATAGGGATACAGTACCAGGAAAAATACGGCCACCGGCATCAGGTAGAAACAGAGAGGATTCAGCATCCATGCCGAAACGCCGAGCAACCCGAGGGACAGCACTATAAAGGCCACTGTCTCAAGAATCGATATGGCGCCCCGCGGCAGTTCCCTGTCAGCCGTGCGCGGGTTCTTCGCATCAATCTTCATGTCAATCAAACGGTTCAAAGCCATGGCAGCGCTTCGTGCACCCACCATGGCCATCGTAATCCAGAAGAAGATCCCCCAGCCGGGCCAATCCCCGTTTTTGTAGAAACTGGCCATGATCATGCCGATATAGGCATATGGCAGGGCAAATATGGTATGTTCAAATTTAATCATTTCAAGGAATAAACGGACTTTGCTCATCAAGAAAAAACCTCCCGGCTGTTGCTCGTCACATAACCATTAAGCGACAGGGGAGGAGGCTTGTCAAGATTCAATCGTTTCCCAGAAATGTACGAAAAGCGTTTTCCATCTCAAGGAGATCAATATGCGTATTCCGGCAAGGACCTTCCGGACGCTTGTTGGCGATGGCGATTACCGGAATGGCGGCCCCCACATCCTGCACGCCTGCCATCAGGTCCCGTTCGCACGCCACCGCAATGACGCCTTTGGGTTTTTTCTCGGCCAGCAACTGGCGAGCCTGTTGTCCGCCGCCGCAAACATGGGCCACTACATTGTACCTGGCTGCGATCTCATTGATGGAATCTCTCATCACCTTGGTAAGACAGCGGGGAAGCAGAATCAACAATTCCCTTGATTGGATCTGTTTCACATTGGCAGCTGTAATCCGGTTCCCAACCTGAAGCAAAGAGTTTGAAATACGGTCTTTTGACAGTCCCATTCGCCCCCCAATCTTGACAATCATCGGCAGCAGCGGCGATAAGGCAATATGTTTGCCTTTATAGTGCGGAACAAAATTTTTACCGGTCAGCACAGTGGCAACTATCAGCAGCAGACCAAGGTCCATCACTGTCAGCGCGGTTACCCCGCCAATCAGAACCGTATTTTTCAACCATAATCCGATCTGTGCGAGCCGGGGCTCACCCAGAAA
It encodes:
- a CDS encoding UbiA-like polyprenyltransferase, whose translation is MSKVRLFLEMIKFEHTIFALPYAYIGMIMASFYKNGDWPGWGIFFWITMAMVGARSAAMALNRLIDMKIDAKNPRTADRELPRGAISILETVAFIVLSLGLLGVSAWMLNPLCFYLMPVAVFFLVLYPYTKRFTWACHLILGITDGLAPLGAWIAVTGSFDLPGLLLAGAVAAWIAAFDIIYACQDVDFDLREGLHSIPSRFGIAGGLWISRILDVATIVLFLLIPLYVQLGWIYLIGVAVVAVLLVYEHLIISSHDMSRIDIAFFKVNSIVATVAFVFTFTDIAWRLV
- a CDS encoding DUF116 domain-containing protein, yielding MSNIDSATNAVEQAAPRKLGDTWEGWAGEIEENSGDLATSPWYFLSFYTVALLVLHGMAWFLWFLGEPRLAQIGLWLKNTVLIGGVTALTVMDLGLLLIVATVLTGKNFVPHYKGKHIALSPLLPMIVKIGGRMGLSKDRISNSLLQVGNRITAANVKQIQSRELLILLPRCLTKVMRDSINEIAARYNVVAHVCGGGQQARQLLAEKKPKGVIAVACERDLMAGVQDVGAAIPVIAIANKRPEGPCRNTHIDLLEMENAFRTFLGND